Within the Epinephelus lanceolatus isolate andai-2023 chromosome 9, ASM4190304v1, whole genome shotgun sequence genome, the region TTAATAAGAGGGAAAATAGTCTTAGTTAGTGTGCAAAAGTGCatgcaaaatcaaattttgtCTTTAGAAAAGCATCAATTCATTGTAATAATGAGTGAATATTTCCTTGGGTATAAATGGTACAGTTCTTCTTTTCCCTATAACAACTCTGCATTCATGCTGCGTCAGAATAATTGGAAATGGTTTCTGTCTTGGAAGATTTATGTAGTAACGCACTCTCATTGTCAGAACAACAACTGGGTAAGTTGATGAAAATGTTGGTACATGAGTTGCCGAGCTGATGTCataaatgtagaaacatggagGATGAAAGTAAATATTCAGTTGATggtaataaactttattaattTACGTATTGCATGTCTATTGTTTGTTCACATATCAAGCAAATAAATGCATACCCCaggatttttaaaattataattTTTAGTGTAGTTTTACTTTTTCCGCCCTTTGTTGTGTCTATTTTTTGAGCTGATTTTCCTCTTGGCATCAGTAGAAATGGTCGGATGAAGCTTCAGAATTTTCTTTCTATTCGTACCGAAAAATATTTGAAGCAAAAGCAGCAAACGCAGTAACATCGGGTAGCATGTAAAACTTAGAGCAGCCCTTCAAGACAGGCTGAAGCACCCACGCCTATCGGATTTTAAGAGCTTCAGTCTCATGCGTGTGCAATAAAAGTCCAATAACCCTGTATCTTATTATTAAATCTATAATaattttgttcagaagcactgcATTAAATGTAGATGGTGTAGGAGCCAAAACGTGTATTTATCCTTCAttgtttaatatttgtttagGCTGCAAACATTCCTTACCTTAATTTGGTGTCCTTATGATTGGTAGGACTGTTTGGCTTTCTGTTAGACTGCCTTTTGAGTATCCTGTTTGATTCGCCAACCCTCTTCGCTCGCTATCAAACGCTCTCCCTCAattgacatttttaagacaaatcttaaaacgCACGTTTTCAATGGCCTTGGGTTGTTGGAAgagattttaatattttagtattttataatctttttttaCGTATGTAACTGTTCGTACCactgttattctgttttatctttgtgtacatgttttattgctacatatttgtgtgtcattcttcaaatttgtacagcactttggtcaactgcagttgtttttaaatgtgctatatgaataaacttaatttgatttgatttaattagATCTGACGGAGACCTAGAGTCGTAGAGTTAGACTGCCTATGCTTAAAGAATACATATGGAGATTGTTTCACCTGAAGTCTGAGTGCCTTGGTTGTTTTTTCCATAGTTGTCTGCATTAATTTGAGACTTCTGGGATCTTCAACTTTGACCTACCTCACCAAAGAGCACCTGTTGGACCGGACATCACAGCCAAGTAGTGCTTCCTTCCTTCTATGTAACCTATCCTGTTTCTACTTTTGCCCTGTCTGTCAAACACCTttgtaaactctgtttttaccTGACAATCTAAACACGGACTGCTCACCTGCAGCAGGTGGACCGATGAAGCCACCGATGCTCCTGAAAAGCATAAAGAGCCCCAGTCCACTGTCGAATCCCTCCAGGGTTACAATGTCCACGATGGAGGTGACGTGAATGGCCACCACACAGCCGAACAGGAATCCGTAGAGCGAGGCAAAGACCAAGATGACCCAGAAGTTGTGGCTgacaggcagcagcagaagaacCACCCCCAGCAGAGTTGCCACCATGGTGAGCAGCTGCAGGTTCCTCAGCAGCCTCATGTTGGCTATCCACCCACAGAGCAGCCTCCCCACCAGGTCCGCAGATGCCAGGACGGAGAGGATCAAGGCTGGCCAGTACTGATCCATCCCCAAACTGTTGGCAAAAGGCACTAGGAAGAGAGGTGGGATGAAAAACCCTGCTGCCGCAAAGATGGCAAACAGGATGTAGAAGAGTAGTTCAGGTTTTCTCATCAGGGAGAATTGGAAGATAACCTTCCTCTTTGGTGGGAGCACAGCGGCGTCGCCTTCTAGATTGTCGTTGGTTTCCTGTATCGGGCTCTGGACTGTTGGCAGCGGTCTCATAAGAGCGCCGCAGACACACAAGTTGAGCTGAAGGCCTCCGATGATGAGCAGAGAACCCTGCCAGCCGTATCTCTCAATCAGCCACTGGAAGAAGGGGCTGAACAAGACAGCGAAGACACACTCCCCTGAGCTGGCGATGGCGTAGGCGATGGGGCGCCACCGTACAAAGTAGTGGCTAACCATGCTGTTGGCAGGGATCCACGCGAAGCAAATGCCCGTCCCTGGAAACACAAGATGGAAACCTTTAACCATCTAATTTCTTTTAGGAAGAatggaggacagagggatgtagtgtgctgtaaagccctctgaggcaaattgcgatttgtgatattgggctttataaataaaattgattgactgattgaatgGGGTCCTCTAATGatgtattaaagggacagttcacctcaaaatcaaaaatacatattttccccctcacctctggtgctatctatcaatctagattgttttgctttgagttgcagagtgttggagatatcggccatagagatgtctgctgtctctgtgatacaatagaactagatggcactcagcttgtggtgctaaaaGCACCAAAAATGAATTTGAGAAACTCAAAAGCAATGTCCcctcagaaatcatgacccagttactcaagataatccacagaccttgttgtgagcagtttgatgtaggaactattttctttctactgaactacacccaccaaccatattactgtgcagaaggaagcgtgcatctactgctagctcacctagcactgcTGATCTAGCTAACACTACAGCACAGCcaaggatgccattaatgtttatccCTTGTGCTGttacaagcacaagcctctcatccttgaagagatgcatgcttccttcttaACAATGAAAGAAAATGATTCCTACTAGTGTCGTcaaaaatactgttttattgATGcatattgattctgaatatttgaaatggtttcaatGCTCATTTCCCTGCTGTTGCCAGTGAAAGGTGGGTGTGCCCTTTTGTTCCTGTGAAAGTAGTAGCAGATACTACTTTCCCACTCCTGAATTCCCTCCAACAGCGAGTTGACAAACAcagccttgttatatttatcttttaatatatatatattttttttattctaagcCCTCAAcatcaatttattttctgtggtaTTATGAATTCTCTTGAACACTCTTGACGAAGGTCCAGGAAGACCCAAACATTAGTGTTattaataaattgtgaagctgagcaagagcagtttgcaggtttttttgttcaaagattttctttggtatcaaaaatggtattgaacatgaatattttttaaggtattatatcaaagttagaaattccagcaTTGtgacagttcctacatgaaactgcttacaacaaggtctgtggattatgttgagaaactgggtcatgattcctggaaagagacattgctgttgaacctttcaaatataatttttttgctgtttgagcaccacaaacagagtgtcatctagttccattattttCAAGAGACATCATACATCTCTACAGCAGATATCTCCAAcgctcagcaactcacaccaaaacaatctagactgatacacagcactacaggtaagaggaaaggtatgttattttgattttggtgtgaaCTTTCCCTTCAACCAAACAAAGTGGTCACCTTTAAACCACCCAgctacaaaaatattttgtgccATATGGGTATAAAAATGCCACTAAAAGAATCTGATTTCTGTGGAAGAATTATTAGGTGAAAACAGGTGACATATGTATCAGAGCTGCAACTAACTCTTATTTTCATTACAGATTATCAGGTTGATTATTTTCCCAGTGAAATACTTAACTGATTTGTTTATGACTTGTCagactaaaagtaaaaaatgcTGATTACAATTTCCCAGAGGCCAAGGTGTCATCAAAATGCTTTCTGTAATCGTCCAAACCCTGAACATTTTCAGTATATTATCATTTAGTTCAAATCCTCACACAGCACTTGACCAGCGTTATGTACTATGTGCCCCATGATTTGTACAGTAGGCGAGTTGCGAGAATACAAAAGCATGAACAGGCTTTTCTAAGTCAGGAAAAGACAcagctgattagattttgataatatttcttaGGTGGAAATAGTGGGATTTAATGAGATTATTGACATGTGGTTCAAAGTTCAATTGAGAATCAAAAGTGATGCCTAAATTTCTCGCTGTAGATTTTATATTAGTTGCCAGAGGACCAATAAAAGGGTTGAAATTCCCTTGCTAGGTGATCAGGGCCAA harbors:
- the LOC117252013 gene encoding monocarboxylate transporter 13 produces the protein MKSRRPPDGGYGWVVVMSAFFIMGLTGAVLKNFGLFFLDIQSHFGVLTSTTSWVTSTTIAMFHLGAPLASALTLQFSQRVVIIVGGLLSAMGMLMASLDLGLPCLYLTMGILQGTGICFAWIPANSMVSHYFVRWRPIAYAIASSGECVFAVLFSPFFQWLIERYGWQGSLLIIGGLQLNLCVCGALMRPLPTVQSPIQETNDNLEGDAAVLPPKRKVIFQFSLMRKPELLFYILFAIFAAAGFFIPPLFLVPFANSLGMDQYWPALILSVLASADLVGRLLCGWIANMRLLRNLQLLTMVATLLGVVLLLLPVSHNFWVILVFASLYGFLFGCVVAIHVTSIVDIVTLEGFDSGLGLFMLFRSIGGFIGPPAAGWLVDQTNDYSAAFYLSGLCLISSAVFVVVVDRLIQRRKSVEASSSGDHAR